AGGCTTATTCATATCCTTCAACTCTAAACACTCTAAAAATATATGGTCATATTTTTTTTGTATTTTATGTTGAAGCAAGCATTAGAAACTATAACATGTAACTAATTAAACAATTCATGCTTAACAAAATGATTGAAATTCGGATAAGAGCTAAGAAGTATCTTAGCAGGATATCTAATTATTTCAATGTGTATACCATATGTACAGTGATTGAGATTTTTGGTAAAATACTAAACTTTATGGGTGATACTTCAAATATAGGCTTATTTTCCCAATAACCAAAAAAACTGGAAATTACATTTGTAGAGAAAGGGTAGAGAGAAATAGAAGAGAAAGTAGGAGAGAGGGAATGGTTTTGGGTAGTTAGTAAATTTGTTTTTTTGGTTATTAGGTCTAGTTTCCCTTCAAATATTGTTCAATGTATAAAAATTTGTGTTCTTAATTATTAAGGCTCTAAGACAGTGCACGTAATGACAATCACAGTAGAGAATCCTAAAAGTCAAAAGCTCCCAGACATGATTCCCAATACAGCTCAACCACACTCTCGAGAATGAAGCCCCTCCGCTGAAACCTTGTACAGCTAGATCTAGTTATTCCGGCGACGTTTTTTCACTATTTCTTTCGTTGTGTCTCATTTCCCACCGATGTTATCTCCATCGTAATCTACTCAAGTGCGTGAAACAAGTGAAGAACCAACAAAATGGAAATACACTATGTATGGAAGGTTTTTAAAACTCTTACCTCAGATGTGTCCATTCTGCAACCATGGCTCTATATCCAAACCTTTCTACAACCTGTAGACAAGCCCAGTTCATGCACTTCTCTTGTTCTATCGCTTCCTTTGATAGGTCCTAGCTCCTACAAAGGAAGATTTTTAAAGGCGTTTCAAGCTCTGTCAACGGCCCTTCTTCTCATACTCAAGCTTGTCTGACCGTTTAAAGCTCAGATCTACAGCCTTCTCTCTCCCTACTGTCTGAAATTTTAAAATGTCTCAAACATTTGCTAACTTGGAAATGAACAACAAACAAATTCTGGAAGACGACGACTTGGTAATCTTACCCGACGTAGACAACTCTGAGTTGATTGCTCGTTATCACCTTAGCTTGGTTGGTAGGATTTTCAACAAGGAGAGGTGCAATGTGGAAGCTCTTATAGCCTTCCTCCCTCGACACAGTATCTGGGACGTGGAAGGTCGCGTTCGTGGGGTAGACCTTGGAAACCACAGATTCCAATTCGATTTCGATTCAGAGGCTGACCTCCTGAAGGTTTTAAGTAAGCGCCCCTGCCACTTTAATAAGTGGTCATTTTCTCTTGAGAGATGGGCTCCTCATGTTGGTGACTCATTCCCAAACACCATGACCTTTTGGGTTTGTGTGACGGGGATACCAACACACTTCTGGATGGACCTGATCTTCTACACTTTCGGGAAAAAGCTCGGACTTGTTGGAAAGATTGATGCGAGAGCGGCAAAGTTCCAAGTCGAGATCGATGGAGACCAACCACTAAAGTTCTCTCTTCGTGCTCAAATCCCCTCAGGAGAAATAGTCCCAGTCTCTTTCGAATATGTAAACTTGTTCTGTTGGTGTCACAACTGTCATCTCATCTCCCACGAAGTTGAAAACTGTCCCCTGCTATCTGAAGAAGAAAGAAAACAGAGACTGTTGGCTAAAGAAACCATTAGAGAGCAAAGTGGTTTCATTAGGAAGGAAGGAATGCGATATGAAGAGATTTCAAAACGATTTACCAATGATGAGAAGACATCAAACCTTTAAGACAACCATCCAGGAGAGAGACCTCAAAGAGACAACAAGGATAGCGTGTGGAAGCGCATTGACTCCTGTTATGCTCCGAGAGATGACTACCGACGGGAACCCCGTCAAGCACCCCGTGATCTTGAAAAATTACAGAAACCTAATGAAACCTACAATAAGAGGAGATACGAAGAGTCTTTTGCATCAAGCAAACACAGAGAGGCGGAAAGAAAAATGGAAAACAAGCAAATAGTTGCAAAAAGAAGGGACGAAGGAGAGCGGGCACCTGAAAAGTCTCGGGCTCATCTTACTGCCATGGCTAAGGAACCGAAAAAAGCGGTATCTGCTCCATCTTAGGTGGCCCGACTCACCAATTCATCGCCTGAACATATCAGAGAAAGACCTTTCAGACATACACTTCAAAGAAAATCTACCGATGATCAAAAACTGAAAGGCAAAGTCGCAGACCTGTTCGACGCTTCTAGATCTGAAGTGGGAAGCTCTGCAAAAAAAAAGTCTCAGGTTTGAGCGAGAATCACCTCATGCTGAATCTTTGAAGAAATCTATCATACCGGCAGTGTCTGCCAATCCTGAGAAAGAAAAAAGGAAAAGCTGGTATGAACAAACTTTAGAGGAAGAGGGACTAATGGAGCAATCGATTGAGGTGCAGTCTGATTTGGGCAATGAGATGAAGAATCAAGAGGTAGAGGATCCGAATACTGAGAAAATCCTAGAAGATGATGATTGGATAACTAACGGTGCAAATTTTAACGCTGATGAGGATGATCTGATGGATGAGGATGATCTCTTAATAGAGGACTCACCTCAGTTGGAGAAGACGAGTGCGTCGGAGGTGGACATGACAAAGCTCCCGATTGCAGAGGAGAACGATGGCTTGGAGGGTGGAAATCTGGAGACAGAATTTGCGGAACCTGTTTATTGCGCCGGTGAGGAGAGGTCACCGAGGAAGAGTCACCATCATCAGACACTGCCGGTCGAACCGTCTCCGTCATCTTGTAAGAAGAAGAAGTGCTCCCCAAGATTTTTAACTCAAAGCGTGTCTCTGAGGAAGAGGAATCTACTTCTGGGCCGTAACTTACCAAAACTCAAAGGTGAGAAGAGTGGGCCGGGTCTGGATCCTAGTCCCCCAAAGCCCATTCGTCAAGCTCAAATGGCACAAGAAGATCTAAAGCCCTTTTGAAGAACACAAATAAACCAGCAAAGGTGGGACATACGCCACCAAAAATCCCGAGATGAACACAATTGTGTGCAACTGTCAAGGGGCGGGAGCCGACTTGACTAAGGAACATCTTGGAGAATTATTTCACTGTTTTTTACCCAAGTTCTTATTTTTATCGGAGACTAAAAACAATCGGACTTTCTCGCAAGATGCGCAAGTTTCTTTTGGATATGACCAAGTTTGTACCGTGGACCCGGTTGGTCGAAGCGGAGGCCTAGCACTTTTTTATATGAATGATCCTTCGGTTTCTATTTTGTATGCGGATAAACACATGATTGATATTGAAACAAGATTTGAAGGACATGATATTTTTATGACTTTTTTTTATAGAGACCTTGTTGTTCGACATCAGGACTTAGTTTGGGAACGATTGTCACGCATGAGTACAAACCAGAGTAAAACGTGGTTCATGATTGGAGATTTCAACGAGATCACCGGAAACCACGAGAAGAGGGGAGGAAGACGTCGTTTAGAGAGCTCTTTTCTCCCTTTACGAATCATGTTAGAAAATTGTGGGATGCTTGATTTCCCATACAAAGGGAACTCATTCTCGTGGGTGGGAAAAAGGCGATCCGGAAAAGGCAAATGCAAACTAGACAGATCAGTGGAAAATGAAGAATGGGCCGCTTTATTTACTCATACTGTTGTGGAATATCTACAACTATGGGGGTCTGATCATAGACCCGTCCTAGCACGGATTCAGTCTAATGGTCGAAGAACAAGCAAGAGTTTCAGGTTTGACAAGAGGTGGACTGGAAAACCAGGTTTCAAAGAAGCGGTAATCTCGGGATGGGGACCGTTTGATGAAATTCCAGTCCGGAATTTTTATCAAAAAGTTACCTCATGTCGTAGAAAGATTAGTACTTGGAAGTAGAATAATCCGACAAACCCCGCTGTATTGATTGAAGAATTAAAAGCTAAAATTGATCTTGCTCAAGATGATGACAATTCTTCTACAGAAGAGTTGGAGGATTTGAGAAGACAGTTGATTTCGGTCTTTCGAGAAGAAAATACTTTTTGGTAACAAAAAATTAGGGACCAGTGGCACAAATATGGGGACAGAAACACCAAATTTCATCATGCCATTACAAAACAATGAAGAGCCGATAGTCAGATCATAAGCATAAAAGACAAACATGGGAAGTTGGTAGAGAGTGAAATCGAAGTAGAGAACGTGGCTGTTCAATACTTTCGAGATCTCTTCTCTACCTCTTTGCCGACGGAGCTAGACGCCTCCCTCCGTTTTATCTCAGAAAAGGTGTCCGGTACCGACAATAGGTTAGTTTTAGAGGAACCGTCGGAACAAAAAATTAGAAGAGCTCTCTTCGACATCAACCCGGTTAAAGCACCCGGTCCGGATGGCATGACTAGTAAATTATTTTAGAAATTTTGGCGGGAAATGCGGAAAGACATTATTAGACTTGTCCGAGATTTCTTTGCAATAGGTAGTTTCGACCCATTATTGAATCAGACAAATATCTGTCTCATCCCGAAAAAGAAGAAACCTCGAGACATGACTGAGTTCAGACCTACTAGTCTTTGTAATGTTAGTTACAATATTATATCTAATCTTCTTTGCAAGAGACTTAAGAGAGTTATCCCGCGCTTGATTTCGGAGACACAATCCTCCTTTGTGGCAAAACGTTTGAT
This sequence is a window from Brassica oleracea var. oleracea cultivar TO1000 chromosome C1, BOL, whole genome shotgun sequence. Protein-coding genes within it:
- the LOC106333559 gene encoding uncharacterized protein LOC106333559, with protein sequence MSQTFANLEMNNKQILEDDDLVILPDVDNSELIARYHLSLVGRIFNKERCNVEALIAFLPRHSIWDVEGRVRGVDLGNHRFQFDFDSEADLLKVLSKRPCHFNKWSFSLERWAPHVGDSFPNTMTFWVCVTGIPTHFWMDLIFYTFGKKLGLVGKIDARAAKFQVEIDGDQPLKFSLRAQIPSGEIVPVSFEYVNLFCWCHNCHLISHEVENCPLLSEEERKQRLLAKETIREQSGFIRKEGMRYEEISKRFTNDEKTSNL